A genome region from Trichosurus vulpecula isolate mTriVul1 chromosome 5, mTriVul1.pri, whole genome shotgun sequence includes the following:
- the LOC118851016 gene encoding taste receptor type 2 member 3-like: MLNLFQIFFLFVVFSQFILGIWGNGFLGLINCIHWIKNKFSLSDFIIMNLAFSRIFLQCVVVFDATILVFYHDFYYGVTLSQIRETSWTLGNYLNIWLSTCLSVFYCLKIAIFSHPAFLWLKWRISQVVACILLGCVLFFFVSTVLLIQKFNVYSDLLKMRLITNYTENVRRKEREFFVLHHLGLLLAVIPFILSLFSCLLLILSLRRHNRMLRHQVNATRDVSTKAHVRATIVMFSFLLLFVFNFAFIFIGTASAFLKDAKVIIMITLLAAPVYPSVHSFILIQQNKNLREAFLKLLWLKKGCMKDRGRESFAH; encoded by the coding sequence ATGCTGAACTTATTCCAAATCTTCTTTCTGTTTGTGGTCTTCAGTCAGTTCATTCTGGGGATTTGGGGGAATGGCTTTCTTGGGCTTATCAATTGCATCCACTGGATCAAGAATAAATTTTCCTTATCTGACTTCATCATTATGAATCTAGCCTTCTCCAGGATCTTCCTGCAATGTGTGGTCGTGTTTGATGCCACTATCTTGGTGTTCTATCATGATTTCTATTATGGAGTGACATTAAGTCAGATTCGTGAAACTAGCTGGACTCTTGGTAACTATTTAAACATCTGGCTGTCCACCTGCCTCAGCGTTTTCTACTGCCTGAAGATTGCCATTTTCTCCCACCCTGCCTTCCTCTGGCTTAAGTGGAGGATTTCACAGGTGGTTGCCTGCATTCTGCTGGGTTGTGTGCTCTTCTTTTTTGTCAGTACAGTGTTACTGATTCAAAAATTCAATGTATATTCTGACCTCCTAAAAATGAGACTCATTACAAACTACACTGAAAAtgtcagaaggaaggaaagagaattttttGTCTTGCACCATCTTGGTCTCCTGTTGGCAGTGATACCATTCATTTTATCCCTGTTCTCTTGTCTCTTACTCATCCTCTCTCTGAGGAGGCATAATAGGATGCTGCGGCATCAGGTCAATGCAACCAGAGATGTGAGCACTAAGGCCCATGTGAGAGCCACCATTgtaatgttttccttcctcttacTCTTTGTCTTTAATTTTGCGTTTATCTTCATTGGGACAGCAAGCGCTTTCCTGAAAGATGCCAAGGTGATAATAATGATTACCTTGTTGGCTGCTCCTGTCTATCCCTCTGTACACTCATTTATCCTCATTcagcaaaacaaaaacctgaGAGAGGCATTCCTGAAGCTGCTGTGGTTGAAGAAGGGCTGCATGAAAGATAGGGGCAGGGAATCCTTTGCCCACTAG
- the LOC118851014 gene encoding taste receptor type 2 member 3-like — protein MLNSFQIFFLFVAFSQFILGIWGNGFLGLINCIHWIKRSKISLSNFIIMNLAFSRIIQQCVVIFHVTTLMFYPDPHYGVTLSQIRDIGWILSNYLNIWLSTCLSVFYCLKIAIFSHPAFLWLKWRISQVLACILLTCVLFFFISILLLIQKFEMYSDFVKLRLITNDTENVRRKEGEFYVFQVLSLLWTLIPFNISLFSCLLLILSLRRHTRMMGHQVNATRDVSTKAHVRATIVMFSFLFLFVFYLVILFMGTASAFLKNGKVIIKITLVAIPIYPIVHSFILIQQNKNLKQAFLRLLWLKKGCMKGGGRGSLTH, from the coding sequence ATGCTGAACTCATTCCAAATCTTCTTTTTGTTTGTGGCCTTCAGTCAGTTCATTCTGGGGATTTGGGGGAATGGCTTTCTTGGGCTTATCAATTGCATTCACTGGATCAAGAGGAGCAAGATTTCATTATCTAACTTCATCATTATGAATCTAGCCTTCTCCAGGATCATCCAGCAGTGTGTGGTCATTTTTCATGTCACTACCTTGATGTTCTATCCTGATCCCCATTATGGAGTGACATTAAGTCAGATTCGGGATATCGGCTGGATTCTTAGTAACTATTTAAACATCTGGCTGTCCACCTGCCTCAGCGTTTTCTACTGCCTGAAGATTGCCATTTTCTCCCACCCTGCCTTCCTCTGGCTAAAGTGGAGGATTTCCCAGGTGCTTGCCTGCATTCTGCTGACCTGTGtgctcttctttttcatcagtatATTGTTACTGATCCAAAAATTCGAAATGTATTCTGACTTCGTAAAACTGAGACTCATTACCAATGACACCGAAAAtgtcagaagaaaggaaggagaattttATGTCTTCCAAGTTCTTAGTCTCCTGTGGACACTGATACCATTCAATATAAGCCTGTTCTCCTGTCTCTTACTCATCCTCTCCCTAAGGAGGCATACCAGGATGATGGGGCACCAGGTCAATGCGACCAGAGATGTGAGCACTAAGGCCCATGTGAGAGCCACCATTgtaatgttttcctttctcttcctctttgtcttttaTTTGGTCATTCTCTTCATGGGGACAGCAAGCGCTTTCCTGAAAAATGGCAAAGTAATAATAAAGATTACATTGGTGGCTATCCCTATCTATCCCATTGTACACTCATTTATCCTCATTcagcaaaacaaaaacctgaagcAGGCATTCTTGAGGCTGCTCTGGTTGAAGAAGGGCTGCATgaaaggtgggggcaggggatcCTTGACCCACTAG
- the LOC118851015 gene encoding taste receptor type 2 member 3-like produces MLNSFQIFFLFAAFSQFILGIWGNGFLGLINCIHWIKRSKISLPNFIIMNLAFSRIIHQCVVIFDVTTLVFYPDFYYGVTLSQIRETSWTLSNYLNTWLSTCLSVFYCLKIATFSHPAFLWLKWRISQVLACILLTCVLFFLFGTVLLIQKFNIYSDLLKMRLITNNTENVRSKGREFYFFHLLGLLSAVIPFIILLFSCLLIILSLRRHTRMMGQQVTALRDSSTEAHVRATIVMFSFLFLFVFYLVILFMGTASAFLKNGKVIVMITLLAAPIYPSVHSFILIQQNRDLKQAFLMLLWLKKGCMKGGGRGSFTH; encoded by the coding sequence ATGCTGAACTCATTCCAAATCTTCTTTTTGTTTGCGGCCTTCAGTCAGTTCATTCTGGGGATTTGGGGGAATGGCTTTCTTGGGCTTATCAATTGCATCCACTGGATCAAGAGGAGCAAGATCTCTTTACCTAACTTCATCATTATGAATCTAGCCTTCTCCAGGATCATCCACCAATGTGTGGTCATTTTTGATGTCACTACCTTGGTGTTCTATCCTGATTTCTATTATGGAGTGACATTAAGTCAGATTCGTGAAACTAGCTGGACTCTTAGTAACTATTTAAACACCTGGCTGTCAacctgcctcagtgtcttctacTGCCTCAAGATTGCCACGTTCTCCCACCCCGCCTTCCTCTGGCTAAAGTGGAGGATTTCCCAGGTGCTTGCCTGCATTCTGCTGACCTGTGTGCTCTTCTTTTTATTCGGTACAGTGTTACTGATCCAAAAATTCAACATATATTCTGACCTCCTAAAAATGAGACTCATTACCAACAACACTGAAAATGTCAGAAGCAAGGGAAgagaattttatttcttccatcttcttggTCTCCTGTCAGCAGTGATACCATTCATTATATTGCTGTTCTCCTGTCTCTTAATCATTCTCTCCCTGAGGAGGCATACCAGGATGATGGGGCAACAGGTCACTGCTCTCAGAGACTCGAGCACTGAGGCCCATGTGAGAGCCACCATTgtaatgttttcctttctcttcctctttgtcttttaTTTGGTCATTCTCTTCATGGGGACAGCAAGTGCTTTCCTGAAAAATGGCAAGGTGATAGTAATGATTACATTGTTGGCTGCCCCTATCTATCCCTCTGTACACTCATTTATCCTCATTCAGCAAAACAGAGACCTGAAGCAGGCATTCTTGATGCTGCTCTGGTTGAAGAAGGGCTGCAtgaagggtgggggcaggggatcCTTTACCCACTAG